GGACTCTGTTGTCGCTGCCTTCCAATGGGCTACTAAGGAGGGTCCTATCTTCGGTGAGAACATGCGTGCTGTCCGTGTCAACATTTTGGACGTCACTCTCCACCCTGATGCTATCCACAGAGGAGGTGGTCAACTTATCCCCACCATGAGACGTGTCACTTACGCCGCCACTCTTTTGGCCGAGCCCCGTATCCAAGAGCCCGTCTTCCTTGTCGAGATCCAATGTCCTGAGAATGCCATTGGTGGTATCTACTCTGTTCTTAACAAGAAGCGTGGTCAAGTTCTTTCTGAGGAGCAACGTCCTGGTACCCCTCTTTTCACCGTCAAGGCACACTTGCCCGTTAACGAGTCGTTCGGTTTCACCGGTGAGCTCAGACAAGCCACTGGTGGTCAAGCCTTCCCTCAGATGGTCTTCGACCACTGGCAAGTCATGGGTGGTGACCCACTCGACCCCTCTTCCAAGCCCGGTCAAATCGTTGCCGATGCCCGTACTCGTCGTGGTATGAAGCAAGAGGTCCCCGGTTACGAGGAGTACTACGACAAGCTCTAAACGGCCTGTCCCGCTTGTTCTTAATGTGTGTATTTGATGTCTGGGCCCTTATCCCTATCAAAGTCTTTAAAAATAGTTTCAAGttatatacaaaaaatataaactCATAAAATTAACTCCCATCTCCGGGACGGGCTCTGCTGGAGATAAcggacctgcctccggcggctggggctctgccccagaccccgtagctcccGCTTCGCGGGAGTTACCGGACGACACTGGCCCCGCCGGGATTACAGGACACTCTGGAAGCCCGACTAAGCAGAGCCCAAGGACCCTCgatgcccgactcgagcaaagcgagaggagccggggggtctggggcgcagccccagccgccagaggcatgAGGAGATACCGGAGTTACCGGGGCTCTCGACATCCGAgtcgagcggagcgagaggagcctgggggtctggggcacagccccagccgccggaggcccGAGGGGACACGAGAAAAGAAGAGGTGATTCATTAGAGATATGTTCAGTTGACTTTCTTGTCATCGCCGTAGGAGCGCGAGGCGTAGTGGCCgtcgatgacgatgatgtcTTCGGGACGGTAGTCTTTTTTGCCGCTGATGTACGAGGCCAGGATGTTCTTGGCTCCTTGGGCGTAGCGTTGTTGGGCGTCGAGTGAGGTGCCGGAGATATGTGGTGTCATGGCATTACCGGCTCCGTACTTGTTAGCCATCTTTCTCCAGGGGTGGTCTTTAGGAGCAGCTGCGAGGTGTTAGTGTCAGATTGTGGGGAGGGGagtatgcctccggcggctggggctctgccccagaccccgtggctcctcgaGCTTTGCTCGAGGAGTGCGTGGGTGTGGGTGTGACTTACGTTGGGGGTAGGAGACGTCTCCTCCGTATCCTCGGAGTTGGCCGGACTTGACAGCGTCGGCAACGTCTTCGGCGACACAGATGGCGCCACGAGCAGTGTTGACGAGCCAGGCTCCTTGCTTCATCTTAGAGATCAACTCTTTGTTGAAGAGACCGCGAGTGCTCTCGTGAAGAGGACAGTTGATGGTGACAATGTCACATTGAGCAAGCATGTCTTCGAGCTTGTCAACTCGTCTGGCACCAATTTGCTTCTCAAGTTCAGGTGCAAGTGGTTGGTAATCAAAGTACAACAACTCCTTGGGATCAAAGGGCTTGAGTCTTTGAAGAACTCTGGATCCAATTCGGCCGACTCCGACGGTACCAATGACTTTACCCTCGATATCATAAGAATCCttagcaacagcagcgacaTCCCAGCCACCATTGACATATTGGTCGTGAGCAGGAACAAAATTTCTCACCAAAACCAAGATAGTCATGACGACGTGCTCAGCAACTGAAGTGACATTGGATCCAGTGACTTCCAAAACAGCGATCTTGTGctcattagcagcagtcaAGTCAATGTGGTCTGATCCAACACCGGCTGTGATACAAAGTTTCAAGTTCTTGGCTTTCTCAATTCTCTCTCTGCTGATATAACCAGGGTGGAAGGGGGTAGTGATGATAACCTCAGCATCCACAATGTGCTTATCAAGCTCTGAATTGGGTCCTTCCTTGTCAGAAGTAGTGACAAGTTCGTGACCCTGGTCTTCTAACCACTTGCGAATACCAAGCTCGTTCTCAGTACATCCAAGAAGTTTGGGCTCGTCTTGAGCATGGCTGCCAGCATCATATAACACGAGTAAGACCTTCATTTTGTGAttgtgattttgatttgtgaataatattcttttcttctgataGATCAATAAATCAAGTGATCaatgaaatttcagacCAAGTTCTCAATTCAATTCAGAAAGTAATAAAAACAGAACCTAATGAAAAcagaactgaaaaaaaagagaaaagagaaaaagaatacAACTTAAAACGAGATCGATGCCATTTATATAGATTTCCAAGTCCACTGCCCCGCACCATCGGATATCTGTTGCTACCGGAGCGACGCTGCGTTCGTATTAGGTGGGGTATCCAACAAGGTAACAAAATAACCCAATCTGCGATGATCATCATCGACACCTGCATCAATATGTGGGGTTGACCTGCGATTAAACCTAATGCTTATCGACGCCGCGCATATCCCACCCGTCCCACTTCCGGACCACTCTATTTTCCGGATCATGTGCGACCCCTGGTGCGGCTCCTGTTTACCCCTGACCGGacctgttgctgttgggTCGCACATACGAATTTCCGAGAGGCTAATTCTGACTCAGGCCTGTTGGGGAGTTTCCGGTTGCGGgccaatgcctccggcggctggggcacCGCCACAGACCCTGCTgttcctctcgctccgctcgaggCGATATCGGCGAAGCGGGAGCTACCGGACTTCTGTCGACCTGCCCGTGGTTTGGTTCGAGGATTGTTTCTGgactggggctgtgcctccggcggctggggctccgccccagaccccgctgctcctctcgctccgctcgagtcgttgcatGGAGGGTCGCTGGCCATCTCCACCGACCCAGGAGCTACCGGACGTCGGCCCCCGTAGTTCCCAGTCTGATCCGggttc
The Sugiyamaella lignohabitans strain CBS 10342 chromosome A, complete sequence genome window above contains:
- the FDH1 gene encoding formate dehydrogenase (NAD+) (NAD(+)-dependent formate dehydrogenase; may protect cells from exogenous formate; GO_component: GO:0005737 - cytoplasm [Evidence IEA,IEA]; GO_component: GO:0005829 - cytosol [Evidence IDA] [PMID 11921099]; GO_function: GO:0051287 - NAD binding [Evidence IEA]; GO_function: GO:0048037 - cofactor binding [Evidence IEA]; GO_function: GO:0008863 - formate dehydrogenase (NAD+) activity [Evidence IEA]; GO_function: GO:0008863 - formate dehydrogenase (NAD+) activity [Evidence IGI,ISS] [PMID 11921099]; GO_function: GO:0008863 - formate dehydrogenase (NAD+) activity [Evidence IDA] [PMID 21246355]; GO_function: GO:0016491 - oxidoreductase activity [Evidence IEA]; GO_function: GO:0016616 - oxidoreductase activity, acting on the CH-OH group of donors, NAD or NADP as acceptor [Evidence IEA]; GO_process: GO:0042183 - formate catabolic process [Evidence IGI] [PMID 11921099]; GO_process: GO:0042183 - formate catabolic process [Evidence IGI] [PMID 19564482]; GO_process: GO:0008152 - metabolic process [Evidence IEA]; GO_process: GO:0055114 - oxidation-reduction process [Evidence IEA,IEA]), with the protein product MANKYGAGNAMTPHISGTSLDAQQRYAQGAKNILASYISGKKDYRPEDIIVIDGHYASRSYGDDKKVN
- the FDH1 gene encoding formate dehydrogenase (NAD+) (NAD(+)-dependent formate dehydrogenase; may protect cells from exogenous formate; GO_component: GO:0005737 - cytoplasm [Evidence IEA,IEA]; GO_component: GO:0005829 - cytosol [Evidence IDA] [PMID 11921099]; GO_function: GO:0051287 - NAD binding [Evidence IEA]; GO_function: GO:0048037 - cofactor binding [Evidence IEA]; GO_function: GO:0008863 - formate dehydrogenase (NAD+) activity [Evidence IEA]; GO_function: GO:0008863 - formate dehydrogenase (NAD+) activity [Evidence IGI,ISS] [PMID 11921099]; GO_function: GO:0008863 - formate dehydrogenase (NAD+) activity [Evidence IDA] [PMID 21246355]; GO_function: GO:0016491 - oxidoreductase activity [Evidence IEA]; GO_function: GO:0016616 - oxidoreductase activity, acting on the CH-OH group of donors, NAD or NADP as acceptor [Evidence IEA]; GO_process: GO:0042183 - formate catabolic process [Evidence IGI] [PMID 11921099]; GO_process: GO:0042183 - formate catabolic process [Evidence IGI] [PMID 19564482]; GO_process: GO:0008152 - metabolic process [Evidence IEA]; GO_process: GO:0055114 - oxidation-reduction process [Evidence IEA,IEA]), with protein sequence MKVLLVLYDAGSHAQDEPKLLGCTENELGIRKWLEDQGHELVTTSDKEGPNSELDKHIVDAEVIITTPFHPGYISRERIEKAKNLKLCITAGVGSDHIDLTAANEHKIAVLEVTGSNVTSVAEHVVMTILVLVRNFVPAHDQYVNGGWDVAAVAKDSYDIEGKVIGTVGVGRIGSRVLQRLKPFDPKELLYFDYQPLAPELEKQIGARRVDKLEDMLAQCDIVTINCPLHESTRGLFNKELISKMKQGAWLVNTARGAICVAEDVADAVKSGQLRGYGGDVSYPQRKSHPHPRTPRAKLEEPRGLGQSPSRRRHTPLPTI